In Phycisphaerae bacterium RAS2, the DNA window GTGCGCCCGGCGACGACGAGCCCTCGGTCATACGCGTTGCAACGGCGCTGGAAGCAATCTCTACGGTGACACGGTTGTGCGAACCGTTGCCACGCCATGAGATTCGATTGCCGCAAGACTCGGGCTCATCGCCGCGCGACTGGCAACTGGGAATCACGACTGCGTGGGCGCTCGTTGCCGACACCGGATCGGTCGTGCTGGAGATTCCAACTGCAGCCGCCGCGTGGGCGTCGCTGCTGGTCGAGAGGCACCTCGTCGTCGCCAACGTTGATCAATTGATCCCCGACCTCGCCGAGTTGTATCAACGGTTGGATGGCGCGACCGAGGCCGAGCCGATGGAGAACCTCGTTTGCATCACCGGTTGCAGCCGAACTGCTGACATCGAGAAGCTCCTGGTCGTACCGGCACACGGCCCCCGGCAGGTGCGCGTGGTCCTTTGCGATGCGCCGGTAGATTGGCCGGCCCTCCGCGACGCGTTGGCCCCATGAAAGTCGAGGACGCGACGTGGCTTGGATTCGAGCAATTCACTCCAAATCGCCGTTTAGGCGAACAATGGCCAGCCTGTTGGCGTGCGCGTACAATACCTGCGTGCTTTCGACTCGAGCGAAACGCAGCGTTGCCGGAACGGACTCCGGCGGCGGCCTTCTCCCTCGCCCGGATGATCGCACCGATCGATGGCCCCTTTGCGCATCTCCATCGTCACGCCCTGCCTGAACGACGCACGGTATCTTGAAGATTGCCTGCGCTCGATCCACGATCAGCACTACGAGAATCTCGAACACATCGTCATCGACGGTGGCTCGACCGACGGCAGCGCGGAGATCATCCAGCGGCATGCTGATCGGTTCGCGTACTGGGTCAGCGAGCCGGACGCAGGCCATGCCGACGCCCTTTACAAGGGACTGGCACGCGCAACGGGCGACGTGGTCACCTGGGTCTGCTCCAATGATCTGCTGCTCCCGGGCGCGCTGGCGCGCGTGGCCGAATTCTTCGCCGCGCACCCGAATTGCGAATGGGCCGTGGGGGATGGCCTGCTGATCGATGAGGCCTCGCGCGTCACGGAGCGCGTCTGGGCGGTGCCGTTCACGGTGCGCAGCATCCAACTGTGGGAGCTGTGGGGCACGTGTCAACCGGCGACATTCATTCGGCGCCGCGCATTGGAGCGCGTCGGCGGCATCGACCGCACGTTGCACGTCTGCGTAGATACCGATCTTTTTCTACGGCTGGCCAGGCTGGAAGTGCCCCTGCGGATTCCGCACTTTCTCGCCGCGTTAAGAATTCATTCAGACAGTCAATCGCAGCGTCATGCCGCGCGCGTCCGCGAGACGGACGAACGCATCAAGATGGCGTCAGGCCGTCCCGCGTGGCCCGCGCAGTTGATGAAACTGGCCTATCGCTTCTACCATTGGCGGTATCGCGGCGTGCAGGTGCTGAATGAAACGCTGCGACGGCACAAGGCCTACACCCTCGGCGCGCCGGTTTGGTCGCCGCCGACGGAACAAGGGAGTCATTGAATCGTGGAACGAATACTGATTACCGGCGGCGCGGGGTACCTCGGGTCGATCCTGACTCCGACGCTGCTGCGCGAAGGGTACAAGGTCACAGTGCTCGACAACCTTGCTTTCGGGCAGACGCCCCTGCTGGATTGCTGTGCCGATCCGAACTTCAGCTTCGTGCGCGGCGATGTGTGCAACCACGAGCAGGTCGGCCGCATGGTGGGCGAGTTTGACGTGATCATTCCGCTGGCCGCCATCGTCGGTGCGCCGGCCTGCAAGGTGAACCCCGTCCTGTCGCGGATGATCAACTACGACGCGATTCGCTTCATGGCGGACAAGCTCTCGCCCCGGCAGCGCGTGCTCTTCCCGACGACCAACAGCGGCTACGGCGTCGGCGAGGCCGACGGCTTCTGCACCGAGGAGACTCCGCTGCGACCGATTTCGCAATATGGCCGCGATAAGGTCGAAATCGAGAAGTACCTGCTCGACAAGGGCACGGCGGTGACGTTCCGGCTGGCGACGGTCTTCGGCATGTCGCCCCGGATGCGGCTGGACCTGCTGGTAAATGATTTCACGTTTCGCGCCTGGCGGGATCGATTCATCGTGTTGTTTGAAGAACACTTCCGCCGCAACTTCATTCACATTCGCGACGTGGCGGCGGCGTTTCTGTTCGGCATGAAGAACTACGAGACAATGAAGGGCCGGCCGTTCAACGTCGGCCTGTCGTCGGCGAATCTGACCAAGCGCCAGTTGTGTGAGAAGATTCGCGAAGAGGTGCCGGAGTTTCGCATCCTGTCCGATGCCATCGGTGAGGATCCGGACAAGCGTGATTACATCGTGAGCAACGAACGCATCGAGAAACTGGGCTGGCGGCCCAGGCACATGCTGGAAGACGGCATCCGCGAACTGCTTCGCGGGTTCCCGCTCCTGCGGCCAAACGTCTATGCGAATATCTAGCACTCGACGGCACGGCTCGGGTGCAACGAGAAGTCATGGCAGAACGACGGTTCATCCTGATCGATCATTCGATCCGCGGCTTCGGCGGACATCACTACGAGTACGCCGTGCATGTGCTGTCGGCCGCACGCGACGCGGGATATGAGACCCTCCTCGCCGTGAATCGCGCGTTCGCCGCAGATAACCATCACAACGAACCGTGGAAGATCATTCCTGTTTATGAACACGGATTCTGGCGCAATATCGCCCCGCCACCGAAGCACGCAACCAACAAGGACGACTGGCGGCGGCGATATTTCGAATGGAAGCTGCGATTCAAACACGGCAAGTACGGTCAATTGCTGGCCATGCTCCCGCTTTACCGCCAGCACTACACGCCAAAGACTATCCTGGCGGAAGCGAAGAACAAACTCCAACTCGTCTTCATGTTGCTGGGGCTGATCTTTATCAAGTGGCCGTACAACGTGCTGACCTCGACCGTTTTCCTGCTGCGCGTCATTCTTGATCCGTTCGAGGACTACCTGAAACGCATCGGCGAGGCCGTCTGGCACCTGATTCAGATGGTCTTTTTTCCCCTGCGCATCGTTCGGCATCTCAACCTGTTCGAACGCGTCGCGCGAAGGCCGTCAACCGTTTCGGAATTCTCGCGCGACACCGCCGAACTCTTCCGGCAAATTGGCTTTCAGAAAGGGGACATCGTCTTCATCCCCACGCTTTCTGACCACGACCTGACCAGCCTGCAGGGCTTTCTGGCCGGTGAACCCAACGCACATCAGGTAAGCTGGCACCTGCTCTTCCGACGAGATCTCCTCACGTCGGACGATCGCAAGGCCGGCGCGACGCTTCCGGTCAACCCGTCGGCCGTGCGCGCCTTCCAGCGGTTTCATGAAGCCGCGAACGGCACCGACGTGCGATTCTACACCGACACCGATCGCCTGACGCACGAATACAACCGGCTGGGCATTTCGCCGTTCCGCACGCTGCCGATCCCGATCAACCCGCGATTGACGGAGCAATTGAATCGCAACGGCGCCGCGCGGCCGCTTCGCATTGTCTATTCCGGCGATGCTCGGATGGAAAAGGGCTATCACCTTCTGCCCGATCTTGTGCGCGACCTTCATCGCAACGGCCACGCCGACGACGTGGTCTTTCGCATCCAGAGCAATTTCGCCCATGCGCGCCCGCAGGATGGAACGATCGAACACCTCGCGCGCACCGAATTGCAGTTGTACCCGGAGCAGCGCGTCGAAGTGATTCCCACGCCGCTCGACTCGAATCAGTATCACGAGCTTGTCGCCTCCGCCGACATCCTTCTCGTCTTGTACGACGCCGACAATTACTACGCGCGAAGCTCGGGCGTGCTGGTGGAGGCGCTCACGGCGGGCATTCCCGTGTTGACACCGGCAGCGTCGTGGATGGGCCAGCAACTCGCTGAAGCGACCTACGAATACCTTTCGAACCGGCTTCGCCAGGCGAAGCTGGTCGCGCGCGAACAGCCCGGATGCGCGACTCCGGGACGCGTGGCGATCAAGAAGCCGTGGGATGCAACGGGCGTGTTTGTTCGACTCCGCCAGCCCAGCGAGGAATCGCCCCAGGTCATTCTCGATGTGGAGCAGCAGCGCGGCGGCGCAATTCGAACCGTCGAGTCGCGCATGCTGCACCGCGTTGCGGGGCGGGCAGACTGCCTCGCGCTGGTGCGCCTGGACGCCGCCTCGGATGAGATTCAACTGCGCCTCACCACGCAGGATCGGCAGATTGAACTGCCGATGCTTGATCTGGAATTGGCCTTCACAAGCGATGCACCGGAGTCGCTTTACGCCGACGCCGCGGGTCGATCCTATCTTCCCGATGAGTCCGTCTCCGATCACCTGAAGCACATGGTCGAACGCTACGCGCACTACCGGGAAACAGCCCGACGCTTTGCACAGGTCTGGAACGCCCGCCACTCGGCCGCACGCCTCGTGCAGGAGCTGGTGTCATGAAAGTGGCCTGCCTTTCCAACATCAGCGTCGGCTACGGCACGCCGCAGATCGTGCACCTGACTCAATCCCTGGCGCGCTACGCCGGTGACCCACAACCCCTGCTGATTGAAAATGATCAGCCCGAGCGCCCGGCGCGACACGGGCAGTACCCGGACGTCGACATCCGCCGTGTGCCCTCGCCGCACCACCCCTATTCGCGTCTCGGCGCGGTGCGTTATCTCAATACCGCCAGCGAGATGCTCGACGCCCACCGGCCCGACATCCTTTTGCTTCCGAGCACTTACAGCCTGCCCGCGCTGTGGCTGATGAAGCATCGCCCGCGATTCGTCATCTATTACGTCCTCGAAATGCCCGATGCCTTCGGCTTCACGCGTGACGAATATCGGTTGAACCTGTATTCGACCGATCGCATCGATCTCGCCATCTATCCCGAGCCGCACCGCGCGAAGATTCACATTGACACGTTCGGGCTGCACCACGTGCCTGGATTGATTCTGTTCAACGCGCCGCCGCGCGATGATCTGACTCCACTCCCTGCGAATCAGCGCAATGGGAGACTGCTCTATCAAGGGACGATTCACGAAGAGCTGACACGCGGCGACTTTTTCCTCGACGAAGTCGTGCAGGGCCTGCCCATCGACCTGTACGGCATCGTCGACAGCCGCGACGATAAGTTCCGCGACGGCATCATCAAGGGCCGTAAAGGCGTGCGCTACAAGGGCTACGTGGACAACGTCGCGCTTCGCGCGATTCGCCGCAACCATTCGTTCAGCATCGTCTATTGGAACCCGATCAACGACAACCAGAAGTTCGCATGCCCCAACAAGTTCTTCGAATCCATCGCCGACGGTGTGCCGCCAATCAGCGCTCCGCATCCGCAATGCCGAATGCTGACCGAGCAATACCAGCTCGGCCTGGTCATGGACGACTGGTCACAGGAGAGCTTTACGCGTTCGCTGGAAAAGGCGGTGGAGCTGATCGGCACGCCGCAATACGAGCGGATGGTGCGCAACTGCCGGGAGGCGTTTGAGCGCGAACTGAACTGGGACACCCAATTTGAAAAAGTCTCGCGGATGCTGGATCGCATGCAGGAGCGCAGACAAGGCGCCGCCTGAATCCGGCGGCAGGGGAAACTCGTGGGCGAACTCCAATTTAAGAAGATTCTCGTCACCGGCGCGAACGGTTTCCTCGGCCGACACGTCGTGCCCGTCCTGCGCGCGCGATACGGCGATCGCGCCGTCGTCGGGGTCTGCAGCCGCGACTACGACCTGATGAATCCGGCCGCATGCCGTGAGATGTTTGAAACGCACCAGCCCGAGGTCTTTGTGCACCTCGCGGCTTATTCCGGCGGCATTGGCGCGAATCGCACCTATCCGGCGGACTTTTACTTTCGCAACACGATCCTCACCGCGCACGGCTTTCAATACGCGGCGGAGTTCAACGTCAAGAAGATGGTCTACACGATGGGCGGGTGCTCCTACCCCGCCACCGCGCGGAGCCCCATCGACGAATCGCAGATGTGGGAGGGCTACCCGCAACCCGAAAGCGCCGGCTACTCCGCCGCAAAGAAAATGGGCATCGTCGCCAGCCAGTCCTATCGCCAGCAGCATGGATTGAAGACGTCCGTCATCATTCCGGGCAATCTGTACGGCGAGTACGACAACTTTTCGCGGCTCGATTCGCACGTCGTGCCGGCCATGCTGCGCCGGTATTACGAGGCAAAGCTGGACGGCGCGCCGAAGGTCGTGATGTGGGGCAGCGGCAAACCCACGCGCGATTTTGTCTACGCCGCCGACGTGGCGGCGGTGTTTCCCTACTTCATCGAAACGTACGACTCGGTTGAGCCGGTCAACATCTCCAGCGGCACAACGACCCCGATCCGCGAGTTGGCGGAGACAATCCGCGCGATCACCGGCTACGAGGGCGCGATCGAGTGGGATACGTCCAAACCCGACGGCCAGATGTTCAAGATCTTCGACGTGAATCGATTGCACGGGCTGGGGCTGACGTGCGCGACGCCGCTGATTGACGGCCTTCGCCGCACGTTTGCCTGGTTCAGCCGGCACTATGCTGAAAAGTCCGACGGCATTCGACTGTGACGAAGCCAGCACTGCAATCGCGCGATGAGTGACTCAAGCATGACGGTATTCGTTCTCGGCGGCAGGGGTTTTGTCGGCAGCGCGTTCGTGCGGCTGCTTGCGGCGCGCGGCGTCGCGTGCGAGGTCATTTCGCGCGACAACTGGGATGCGCTGGCGGAACAGCCCTGCGACGTCTTGATCAACGCGGCCGGCAACTCGAAGAAGTTCCTCTCCGACCGCGACCCGGCGTCCGACTTCGACGCGACCGTGCGGATGACCTTCGAATCGTTGCATCGGTTCAAGTTCGGCCGCTATGTATTGTGCTCGTCCTGCGATGTGTACGACGACTTCGCTGACCCAAGCCGTACGCGAGAAAACGCCCCCATCGACTCCGCGCGCCAAAGCCGCTACGGTTTCCACAAGCAACTCGCCGAACAGTGCGCACGCTACGAAGCGAAGCAGCCGCTGATCATCCGTTTCGGCGGATTCGTCGGACCCGGCCTGAAGAAGAACCCCATTTTCGATATTCTTCGAGGCGGGCCGCTTTGGCTGCACCCCGACAGCCGCTTGCAATACCTTCACTCCGACGACGCCGCGAAGATCGTCTGGCAGCTGATCGAGTCCGATCGCTGGGGCGAGACGGTCAATGTCTGCGGCGACGGCGTCGTGCGACTCGCGGATGTCATCGCGCGCGTCGGGCATCCCGTTTCCGTGCAGCCCGAAAGCCCGACCGTGCATTACGAAATCAACATCGACAAACTACGCGGCTGGATGACCGTGCCGCGTTCGGAGCCGGCCGTCTTCGCCTTTGTCGACGCCGAAAAGCAATCGCCTCGCGGGTAACTCAAACGGCCGTATAATCCGGCCCGGGTGACGCATGATTCTCTGCAAAACGCCGCTTCGCGTGAGCTTCCTCGGAGGCGGCACGGATTTTCCCGAATACTTTCGCGCCAACGGCGGCGGCGCGGTTCTCGGTACGGCGATTGATAAGTTCCTCTATCACTCGGTCATGCCGTTTCACTCGCGGCTGTTCGATTACTCGGTGCGCATCGCGTACCGCCGCGTGGAATGCGTGCAGAGCGTCGACCTCATCGAGCACGCCCCCTTCCGCGAAGTGCTGCGGCACGTCGGCATCAGCCGCGACGTGGAGATCAGCGTCACGTCGGACCTGCCCTCTTTCTCGGGTCTCGGCTCGTCGTCCAGTTTCGTCGTCGGCCTGTTGAACGCATTGCACGCCTTCAGCGGCCAAGCCGTGACCAAATTGAATCTCGCGCAACAGGCGATCCAGATCGAGCGCGAAACACTGCGCGAAGCCGTCGGCTGCCAGGACCAGGTCTTCGCCGCGTTCGGCGGTTGCAATCTCGTCGAGTTCACGGCGACCGACGACATCGTCGTCCATCGCATTCCCCTCAAGCGGGCACAATTCGATGAACTGGAATCGACGCTTCTGATGTTCTACACCGGCATCGGGCGCAAGGCCGTCGATCTGGAGGCGAAGAAGATCAGCAACATCGCGAAGCTGACCGATCACCTTCGCGAAATGCGCCGGCTCGTTGATGAAGGCTACCGCGTGCTGACCGGCGGCGCGCCGCTGACGGCAATGGGCGGCCTCTTGGACAAAGCCTGGCGGCTCAAGAAGCAGCTGGAGTCCGGCGTTAGCAACAACGCCATCGACGGCATGTATGCCGCGGGCATGGAA includes these proteins:
- the lutC gene encoding Lactate utilization protein C, with protein sequence MPDGSLRAAVNQIARITARRARVPHPGAGPRMEMVESTAGMTARFSERLDALRAPGDDEPSVIRVATALEAISTVTRLCEPLPRHEIRLPQDSGSSPRDWQLGITTAWALVADTGSVVLEIPTAAAAWASLLVERHLVVANVDQLIPDLAELYQRLDGATEAEPMENLVCITGCSRTADIEKLLVVPAHGPRQVRVVLCDAPVDWPALRDALAP
- a CDS encoding PGL/p-HBAD biosynthesis glycosyltransferase; this encodes MAPLRISIVTPCLNDARYLEDCLRSIHDQHYENLEHIVIDGGSTDGSAEIIQRHADRFAYWVSEPDAGHADALYKGLARATGDVVTWVCSNDLLLPGALARVAEFFAAHPNCEWAVGDGLLIDEASRVTERVWAVPFTVRSIQLWELWGTCQPATFIRRRALERVGGIDRTLHVCVDTDLFLRLARLEVPLRIPHFLAALRIHSDSQSQRHAARVRETDERIKMASGRPAWPAQLMKLAYRFYHWRYRGVQVLNETLRRHKAYTLGAPVWSPPTEQGSH
- the rfbE gene encoding CDP-paratose 2-epimerase, whose translation is MERILITGGAGYLGSILTPTLLREGYKVTVLDNLAFGQTPLLDCCADPNFSFVRGDVCNHEQVGRMVGEFDVIIPLAAIVGAPACKVNPVLSRMINYDAIRFMADKLSPRQRVLFPTTNSGYGVGEADGFCTEETPLRPISQYGRDKVEIEKYLLDKGTAVTFRLATVFGMSPRMRLDLLVNDFTFRAWRDRFIVLFEEHFRRNFIHIRDVAAAFLFGMKNYETMKGRPFNVGLSSANLTKRQLCEKIREEVPEFRILSDAIGEDPDKRDYIVSNERIEKLGWRPRHMLEDGIRELLRGFPLLRPNVYANI
- the fcl_2 gene encoding GDP-L-fucose synthase, which gives rise to MGELQFKKILVTGANGFLGRHVVPVLRARYGDRAVVGVCSRDYDLMNPAACREMFETHQPEVFVHLAAYSGGIGANRTYPADFYFRNTILTAHGFQYAAEFNVKKMVYTMGGCSYPATARSPIDESQMWEGYPQPESAGYSAAKKMGIVASQSYRQQHGLKTSVIIPGNLYGEYDNFSRLDSHVVPAMLRRYYEAKLDGAPKVVMWGSGKPTRDFVYAADVAAVFPYFIETYDSVEPVNISSGTTTPIRELAETIRAITGYEGAIEWDTSKPDGQMFKIFDVNRLHGLGLTCATPLIDGLRRTFAWFSRHYAEKSDGIRL
- a CDS encoding NAD dependent epimerase/dehydratase family protein, giving the protein MTVFVLGGRGFVGSAFVRLLAARGVACEVISRDNWDALAEQPCDVLINAAGNSKKFLSDRDPASDFDATVRMTFESLHRFKFGRYVLCSSCDVYDDFADPSRTRENAPIDSARQSRYGFHKQLAEQCARYEAKQPLIIRFGGFVGPGLKKNPIFDILRGGPLWLHPDSRLQYLHSDDAAKIVWQLIESDRWGETVNVCGDGVVRLADVIARVGHPVSVQPESPTVHYEINIDKLRGWMTVPRSEPAVFAFVDAEKQSPRG
- the hddA gene encoding D-glycero-alpha-D-manno-heptose 7-phosphate kinase, whose amino-acid sequence is MILCKTPLRVSFLGGGTDFPEYFRANGGGAVLGTAIDKFLYHSVMPFHSRLFDYSVRIAYRRVECVQSVDLIEHAPFREVLRHVGISRDVEISVTSDLPSFSGLGSSSSFVVGLLNALHAFSGQAVTKLNLAQQAIQIERETLREAVGCQDQVFAAFGGCNLVEFTATDDIVVHRIPLKRAQFDELESTLLMFYTGIGRKAVDLEAKKISNIAKLTDHLREMRRLVDEGYRVLTGGAPLTAMGGLLDKAWRLKKQLESGVSNNAIDGMYAAGMEAGALGGKILGAGGGGFMLFCVPPERKAAVRAALASHYEIPIALNAPGSQIVHA